The Dreissena polymorpha isolate Duluth1 chromosome 2, UMN_Dpol_1.0, whole genome shotgun sequence nucleotide sequence TCTGTTTTCAGAATTGGCGGGAAGAAAGAGGGGGATGTACAAGCAGTACGAAATTGATGATGCAGCATCAGTTCCGGAACGCACTAAGTACAGAAAACTTGATGGGAACCAATCACAGCCTACGCAATATGAATCCATGCAGTGCCAAGAAGACACAAAATGTGACACTGAAAAAGTACATGATGTAGCTGAAACAAGTAAGGATGCCCCAAGGAACGAACAGTATATGGCTATCCtggcatatgtaaacaaaatgaaactctcTGGCTCGGCTGCTGAACATTTGTTAAGGCTGATCGATGTTCTTGGTAATGCAAGCCTAGAGGACACAACAACAAAGGAACTGAAGAGTAGCTTTTGCGATACTGAACCATTGATATATGATTTCTGTGATCAGTGCTTCAAGCTATATCCAATGGATGAAGAAGTCTTCAGGTGCTCTACTGAAGGATGTGAAGGAATGCGATACACGGGCACAGAAGATTCCCAGTATCGAAAGCGAAGAAAGTCATTCTTCAGCACTGTCCCTCTCCAACAGCAGCTTGTTGACATTCTCAACAGAGACGGAATCATGGACGAGATGAAAAATCCAACAACAGTGACAATGACCATGAACACTGATGAAATTCCGTTGTATAACTCATCAAACGTCAGCCTGTGGCTTGTGTTTCTAGTGATCAACGAGATACCACCATCAGagagttttttttacacaaaacatgATTATCTTGGGTTTATGGCAAGGATGTGGCAAGCCATGCTTCAAAACATACCTGCAGCCGCTTGTGAGGGAACTAAACATCCCCTCGATAGACGGAATAAGTGTGAATGATCACCCGGTCAAGGCTATTCTAACCTGCGTGACCATGGACCTACAAGCTAAGGCTGAGGTGATAAACATGGTTCCTCATAACGGGGAATATGCTTGCCTTACCTGTGAAAACCCTGGTAAAGTATTTAAACAAGACAAGGGACATTGCAGGGCCTTTCCCTTGTTGAAAGCACCTACACGAACTTCAAGTTCGATCCTCCTAAACGCAGAAGAGGCATTGAAAACATCTAAACATGTGAAAGGTGTAAAAAGCGTTTCGGTTTTGTTTGACATTGATAACTCTGAGCCTGAAAAAGCCCTCGTCCCAGAGAATATGCACGGCGTTTTGTTGGGAACAACTAAAAAGTTAATGACTCTGTGGTTTGACAAGAAGAACGCTAAAGAATCAAACTACATTGGGAATAGCGTGTTTAATGTGGATGCAAGACTGCTAGCCATGAAACCAACAGACAGAGTGACGCGGCTGCCAATGAGTATAGGAAACATCAGCAAATGGAAGGCTTCCGAACTCCAACATTGGCTGATCTTTTACAGCGTTCCATGTTTGGAGGGTGTGCTGCCGGAAGAGTACCTTGACAACCTGAGCTATCTTGTCAATGGTATCTATGGCCTGCTTGGTGACGGACTGACAGAAGACATGTTGGAAAAGGCAGAACTGGCATTGATAAAGTTCCACATATCTTTCCAGAACCTGTACGGTGAGAGAAACTGCGGCCTCAACGTTCACAACATAGGTTGTCATCTCGTACACTATGCGCGGATGCACGCTCCACTCTGGAGCTGGTCATGTTTTCCGTACGAGGACATGAACGGAATACTCCTCAAGTCTTCACATGGAACTGGCAATGTGAGCAGTCAGCTTCTAGTTACGATGTTAGCAcaccagaaaatatatacaaAAGTTGAAACAATTACAAGTGAGCCTCTCAAGGCTATCACCCATGAAATGTTAGCCACAGGACGTCGCACTAAAACATACCTACAATGCAAAGACTGTCATCTAGTTGGGAAACCAGTTGATGTGGAAGACATCCAATTGAAAAAGAAAGTTGCTGAACTTCTGAAAACTTCAGAACAGTGCATACTCCAAAAAGTTAATCGCGTCAAATTGTTCAACGGCCAGCTTCTTACATCCCTTGAATACCAGCGCATGAAAAGGCGTGCTTGTTGCGAAGATGTATTTATATGAGAAAACGACTGACCAGTGTCTTGTGATAGGTCACAGAGTACACACAACTGAACACAGAATTGTAAATCACCTAAACATTGTGAAAGTTGAAGAAGATGAAAGTATGTTAAAGGTGTCGGAAATTGTTGACAAGGCAATGTTCATGTGTGGAAATGAAACGGAAGCATATATTGCCAAACATCCAGGAGTTCATGGTCACTGTGCCTAAAATATGTCTTGTTATTGTAAATACCTTGTGGAGTAAAGCTTCACACACATTGTATATATGCACTTCGTGTAATTCATTGATTTAGAAGAAGGTTATCTCTTAGCgcttaaatgtcagtgttataacTTGCATTACAAAGAGATAATTGCATTTTTCACTTACGCAATGCTTATTATtgtcattgtattattaaataaatgtattttgtttttgccTGTTACAATTTGTATCCGTAAACATAGTGATTAAGTGCAAAAtcagttgtttatatttatattcaaacaaCACTCTCAAGCATACTGTATCTCCCCTTTCGTACAAAAGCtcacacagacacacacaaacTCACACAAAGactgattatcttaaacacacatAGACATTACGACAGCATGTAAGCCATAAGGGCAGTCTAAATTTTTGTTTTCGCTTTAGGCTGCCTAAAATTGGCTACACATaataaaatttgtgaaaattgaTACATCGTGTCCTTTATTTCAATCTATCTTTTAATATGTTGCCATTTGTAGAAGGGATTAGGTTGTATTGATGTTCAGGTATACACACACACTAGAGCTCGGTTACTTTTTACTCACACCAGCAGATAATGAGATCCTTGTAAATAGACtgtgtataatattatattaatatgacGTTATTTACCTTCTCTctgattattatttgtattacttattatttgtatgtataaTAAGATGAATATGCTATCACGATGATCTTTAAATGCTTAAgttgataaaatatttgttcttttcTGTAAATATTGTGTACATTTTGAATAACTTTTGTGAATTGACCGTTTCGGCTTGATCACTTTGCAATAAATGTTATGGATGGTGAATGAATccatattattttaattactcATTATTTCACACAGGAATGTATACTAAGATGAATGTGTTATCACTATGATCTTTTAAATGCTTAAGTGgattaaatatttgttcttttCTGTAAATATTGTGTTCATTTTGAATGACTTGTGTGAATTGACCGTTTCGGCTTGATCACTTTGCAATAAATGTGATGGATTGTGAATGAATccatattatttgtattactcATTATTTCACACATGTTTGTATAATAAGATGAATGTTTTATCACTATGATCTTTTATATGCTTAAGTGGATAAAGTTTTTGTTCTTTTATGTAAATATTGTGTTCATTTTGAATGACTTGTATGAATTGACCGTTTCGGCATGATCACTTTGCAATAAATGTTATGGATTGTGAACGAATCCATGCTTATAAGTTATATACAGTCTTGGAGTTGTTCAATTTATCAAAAGTTGTTCTTCTTGTCTGCTTGATAATTCATTCAAAAAATTGTAACATCCGTGATCTTTCACATGCTTGTggatttaaagggacttgttcacggaTTTGGGCATTTTGTAATGATGCTGTTAAAAATcttaactttaaataacaacaaacgcatttttgtacttaaaattaaattaaaaaacagcAAATGGTGATTCCTTAAGGTTTGATCCTCCGTCTTTTGGGTTAAAAAGCTATTGCCTAAACATGCAAGCTTTTATTTTTCGAAAGAGTTGCACACATTTTGGAAATTTATCATTATGTCAATTCTAACAAAAAAGCCCATTGAAAATTAACTCTTCAGAAAATGAATTTATTAACATGAACTAGAATCAATTCGaaatttatcatcaaaataaaagaccaacttattgaaaagtgtgtttaagTGAGTCTTTTAGTCACATTGCAACTctctaaacattttttttaaagacacacTTTAACTcacttaaacccacttctgtttttAACAAGACCAACTTTCGATGTCAAAGACTCACTTCTGAAACTTAAAGACACACTTTAACacactcataaataaaaagactcagTTTTAACACACAAAAACCAACTCTGCACGAGAAAAACTCTGAGAACACACATCTACATTAACAAAACCAACTTAAACCCAGTTTAactcacataaa carries:
- the LOC127870222 gene encoding uncharacterized protein LOC127870222, which gives rise to MWAMANKVIDGKFGCSICGKQLSRPQRLVTHMESKHPDQQSLLPELAGRKRGMYKQYEIDDAASVPERTKYRKLDGNQSQPTQYESMQCQEDTKCDTEKVHDVAETSKDAPRNEQYMAILAYVNKMKLSGSAAEHLLRLIDVLGNASLEDTTTKELKSSFCDTEPLIYDFCDQCFKLYPMDEEVFRCSTEGCEGMRYTGTEDSQYRKRRKSFFSTVPLQQQLVDILNRDGIMDEMKNPTTVTMTMNTDEIPLYNSSNVSLWLVFLVINEIPPSESFFYTKHDYLGFMARMWQAMLQNIPAAACEGTKHPLDRRNKCE